TCCCACTGACTTGCTTATTTTATCCTCTACATTCCCATGTTGCACATCTTCTGCTGGCGTCATCCCTCTTTCTACACACCCCCAGAGCAGCTATGCAGGAGGTTGTTGTTTCTTTCCTGAAAGTCAGGTTTAACCACAAGGTCAGCGAGAAGACTCTTAACACGCCGTTATTCCTGGTGAGCTTTGTTCTGTTTGTTGTGTGCACCATATTTTATATCCTTTCACTAACCTGCAGTACTTTAAATGTTACTAACTGTGTTTCTATACTTTTATTGTCCTCAACTCCTATGTGTTGATCTCTTAGTCAACTATCAGTGTCTCTATATTACTTCTGTTGCCTTGTTTGATTTACTAAAACACTTTCAGCTCCGACTTTGTTCTTATAGATATGCATTTATGGAGATCATGCAGCTACAGAGAGAGATCCGTACTATACACCTGACCTGTTGCTACCATGAGCCTACTATAAATGCTGTACATCACAATGCAGTGTGTCACTTATACTGCTGAACAGATAATAGGCCACATGcattaatacatatttatttataaaacatttttaaaggcagcatggtgacacagtggtagcacagctgcctaacaataaggagatcagggtttgtGTTGCAGGagatccctgtgtggagtttgcatgttctgcccaacATTAGGCTTTCTGTTATTGCTTCCAATGAGGCCAAGACTAGTCCTGTAATGCAGCTGGCCTTTCCCCATCATTTTTGTCAGGTGTCTGGCATCACCGGAGCTGGTGTTTCCTGCAGAAGACCATAAAATTGCAGGCTTCATCATTTATAAAGGCTGCATCCAGTGACAGGAAAATGAATTCATCCTTAATTTAGATAGTACCATTTACTGTTTGTGTAGAGCCAATGCATATTTTCTTCCAGCTACTCTAGATTCAGCGCAGGCTCTACGTTAGCCCAGTATGTGAGTGAATGTAACCCTGTGGTGAACTGGTGTCACATCTAAGGTTGGTTACTACCTTTTAGTTTGAGACTTAAGAGCCAATATGGCAGTTCAGAAAATGCATGAATGGATTCTCTGTGACCTTAGAACATTGTCTAATTTTCACTTATGTGTGACTGCAATAGGCCATTTAAGTAGTTGCCTCCTGTTTGGGAAATCTGACTGAAGCATTGGGGGTATGAGGAGACTTAAAGAGGTAAAAGTGCAAGACTGAGAGTACAGGGAAACAGGCAGTCATGCCTCTGGCTTGTAAAGATGATCAGTTTCTCCTTATTGACTTATTTCTTTAGACACAGCCTTTATCtgactgtttttgttgtctgCAATAGCAGCTCTCAGTCCCTGAGAAACTTCATTAGATTGTGCTGTGACTCGTAAATTCATAGATGTGATAGAATGACACAGCTTGGATGTGCAACATtgggtggaaaatggatgaatggaaactGAAATAGAAATTTTACTTTGGCTTATTCAAATATCTTTTGGTATATTTCCCTGGAAACACTTCATGCTTACTGATACAATATTACAGAGTActgaaaacaaagacaaattaaCATCAGAGTTTCATTTTGTCTTAACTCCTGTCACTTGCTGAAATTTCTCCCTCTTAAGAAATTGAGTGATGTAGTACCACAGTGTGATAAATATTCTTCTTTTGCCAAGAGAAGGATTTGTCTGCACAATGTGTTATTTCAAATGTCcttcataataaaaattaattctggGGGCATAAACTCCACTCCTTACAATTCTACAAGAGTGACATCAACACCCAGTAACTCATGAAGAAAATTTTTATCTCATTGGTTGTGCAGTCCCAGCAGTGGATCGGTGGCCTATCCAGAGTTAGCCTCTGCTTTGCTTCCCATTCTTATGGGATGGCCTCCAGCTCCTGCAACCTGCTTCTTCAACTGTTCTTCTCGATGTTGCTTGTCGAACTCACCACTCTTATAATCAAAGGGTTTTGCTAGGAAAACACGGTGGTGGTCACTGCCACACTGGCCTGATTTAGTGGCTGTAGTCTCTCATAGTAGTGTTGGCCTTTGATTTCCCAACATGTATGTCAATGTATCATTATTTTCACTACTGCCATTGCCCACCATGCAAAGTTAtgtcattagcattacagctataaacctcaTTCACGTGGTCCAATGCCATAAATTCGCTACCATGCTGCTATAACATCAGACAATAGAATATAGGCCCATAAGACCagctttcttatttttagactcttatttggtatttttattatcattttagttTTTGTACCCTTCTTATACATGTTTgcctattttaaaattttctttctaaCCTTAGGAACTGAACAGACACGCAGGTATTTGTCCATTCATTAAGgtggatttgtgtgtgtgtgtgtgtgcgtttgtgcatgcatgtgtgtgtgtgtgtgtgtgagtgtgtgagtgtatgtaggATAGGTAAATCTAAATTGGTCTCCTATGACTGGATTTGGGTGTTGGTGGGTAAGTATGTCCTGTGATGGGTTGATGCCTTGCCCAGGGTAAGTTTGCTGCCTTGTTCCTGATGTTCTTGCAACCCTAAActgcattaagtgggtttgaaaatgaatggctggCCATCAGTTATGACCATTTAGgcaatttaattaaacaaaataagttaataaatTGATAGTGACATCATAATTTCTACATATTTTACAGATGCTGAAATGGATGATTTTGACTACAGTGTTCATATAGCAGACAGAGACTGGGATGCTTTTCTCACCGAGTCAGATGAGTGCATCTTATCTCAAGCTTCCTTGGCTGACCTTGAAGATCCTTGTCTGAGCGACATTGATGATCCTGGGACCACAACAGCTGGTATAAGAAGAGAAACTGAGGTTCACACATTCTCCATGGACTGCGCTGCGCCTGACTTTTCTTTATTTGGCCCTTTAGACTTTTCAGGGTCTCCTATTGAGAGTGATCAGTTGTGCTGCACAGAGGGTGCATGGCTAAAGATGGCTGAAGATGTTCTTTCTGGCAGTGAAGAGGAGATGGACCTTGAATCAGTGAATACGTTCCTGGAACAGTTTCCAAAAGTTGCAGGCCAACAGAATCCAACAACAGAATCACTGTCTTTTCAAATTCAGGATGGTGAAAACATTATGGAGTCCAGTCAGTCTTTTTCTACTAATGACCCGCATTCAAAAACTGTAGGTGAGCAACATTTCAGACATGAAGTAAATCCTCAAAGTGATGAGTTTCCAAAGTTACTCTTCATCAATACTGATAAAGTTGGAACACAAATTGGAAGGAACTGGCCTTTGAATGTTGTCCGATATCACAGTTCTTGCAACTGTAAGGCCCGTAGTGATAGAGATAAGGCACCTGAGGTCAATTTAGTAGGGAGTATTAGCTGCCCAATGAATTTAGCTTCAGCAAACTCCATGCCGGAGAGCACCATTAGGCTCTTCAAAGAAAATGGGGAAGAACAATTCTCCATTGAAGAGGACGTATTTCATAATAGCCCTGTTCATGTCGACCCTGCTGAAAGCGAACCCATGCCTTTCTCTGGAGATGCAGAAAACTCTGATGAAAATGTGGCTTTCCAAGGGTCATCTGGACCTTCAGGGCTTTCTCTACAGGAAGTCTTTGAAGATGGGAACAAGAAGAGTCTGCCTAAGATAGGTCAACTAATGAgcaaagaaaataattatataagGATGACTCAAAGTTCTCCTCAGATTTACTCCAGGAATGCAGAAAATGGTAGAGATGCAGAACACACCAAAAAGCCAAATGGTAGTTCTGTTCTTGATTTATCAACAGAAGTTACAGAAATTCATCAATTGGACCAAACACTTGAGTCAATTGCCCCTAGTCCAATGACAAAAACAGAAGATGACGACAGCCCATACATCACATTTACAGCTTCCGTTTCCAGTGACTCCTTTCAGGCCCCACTAAGAAACAACAAAATTGATGGCCTGTTTCTCAGTTCTAAACATATAGGGAGCCAGTCTCCAACTAGTGGATTAATTGATCTTACTTGCCATCGTTTATCTTCTTCAGATGATTATAATGTGGGAGCTGAAGAGGCCAATATTCTCCTAGAGCACATGCCCTCCAGCCAAcagtttccaaaaaaaacatatagCCAAGAGAGTGTCAGGCAAGAATCAGAAAAGCTTTATGACTTTCAGGACTCATCTCCTTGTCACACACTTGTAGATGAGTGGGTTCCTTCAACCTATGGAGTCTCCACTGATGCCCCTAAAATTCATGCAATCTCAGCATTTTGGGAAGAAATGGAAAAGCTAACCATAAATGACATCTTACATATCCGGCTAATGAACTGTAATAGGGACAAGGAAGAAAGTTTTCTGGTGCGTGATAAAGCAGTGGATCTATCAGAAACTACTCAATCCCAGTTAGCCCATCAGACAGAAGACTCAAACGTTTCTGAAGAAGAAAAGTGCTCTTCAGGACTGGGAGTTAAAGAAAATCTCAGTTTGGATTCTGAGTCAAATAACAGTCAATTCAACTTCAGATTAAGAGACCTGGCTAAAGCTGATAAGACTACAAACATCTCAAAATTCACTGGACTTAGAAAAAGTAGCTCCCTAATGGACTTCAAAAGGATATTGTTAGTTCCTACTGTTGAGTCTTTGAGTCTAAGTAACACTCCCATCAATAAAAGTGTGAGTGCAGAGCATCTTCTAGTGTCACCTAAAATAGAGAGCATCCACAATATTACCGTTCAAATAGAGCCAAAAGTATTTAGTGTCAAAGATACAGATCAGCTAACCACTGAAGGTTTTGTCAATATTCCAGTGGTACAAAACAACAGTGGGGAAGATGTGCCATTCATAAGGAATTCCTTTCTTGGAGAAGGTGCAAATACTTCATACATGGCATCTGTACCAGAAatgtttgagtattttttttgtgACAGTGAATCTGACCCCAGCCATGTAATCCCTAAAGATGGTAAGACTGATGCCCTATCAGTCGCTGAAATGTATGATTACTTTTTCTCAGACTTTGGCAACGAGGTTTTGGTGGCAAATCAAGGACAATGGAAATCATTTACACCTATACTTCCTCATTCCACTTCTTCTCACCAAGTATGCGACCACTTCTTCTCTGACattgatgaagaagaggactCAGAAGAGGACTGTGGCCCCATACGTGTGATTTCACGCATGGATGCTTTTGCACCACAGGTTGCTGGAAATCTCGCAGTTCCTGAAACCTATGACTTCTTTTGCAGTGGCACCGAAATACAAGGGGATCTCTTTTCAAGGTTTTCCACATCCTTCCGGAAACGACAGATTACAGCTGGAATTCAAAAGTTTCTTAGAAATATGAGATCACTGCTGAGGACAAATAGTGCCAGTGAGAAGCATTCTTCGGGACGAAAACAGTCAGAGGAGCACATGGGCAAAAAGGTAAAGAGGAATCGTTCTGCAGTGAGGTTGCACTTCCTGGAAAATGATTTGCTGAGGTTTATTGAAGAGCAAACACGGAAGACAGCTGAAACTCAGATGGCAGTGGCTGTGCCAAGtaagacattttattttctttcaaaatgtaaatatggtttggaaaatgaatgaatggtacCCAACAGGTATTGTCTTAAAGTGAAAGTCATCAATTTCTTAGACTCAGTACAGTAACTGGTTGTGTAACTTTTAACTGTGATATCTGACACTGGCCTCTTTTCTTACATACTTTACCTATCATCATTGTGGAGAACTcttggcttatttttttttatcaaaactcTTAAATTCATTACCACTTGAAGGTTTTCCATCACAGAATTCTTATTTCAGGTCCTGCCACAACACTTTTGGTTCTTGACTATGACATGTAATGCCGGTTTGTCATTTGTTCTGTGTGACACCATTTGATGGAGCCAATACTGGTGGTTAGGGGGCATATAGTTCTGGAAAGCGCCCAGTGTGACATCATTATCACAATGCCTTAAAAAGCTGGCACTGTGTATGCCTGACCTGTCTGAGATTGTGGGTTGTAAAGCATAAGTGTGCTGCCATTTCTGAATGACTTACAGTCTAAGAAGGCTTCAGTTCATTtaacatctacagtatgtgttttttagCGCTTCAGTTTTGGTGTCTGATTCTTTCATTTCCTATTATCGACTTTtgctatacagtatttacatttcaCAATCCATCTCCTCATCCATTTCATAAATATCATGCCTTGTCTTGTAACAAGCAGACATGGGCTGGCACATAGTACAGAGTCATTAACCACctgctgccaagataggcacCAACTTCCTTCTGACCTGCATGTGCTGGTCATTAAATGGATGAACATTTTGCTGATGGAAGACAT
This region of Erpetoichthys calabaricus chromosome 8, fErpCal1.3, whole genome shotgun sequence genomic DNA includes:
- the LOC114656654 gene encoding uncharacterized protein LOC114656654, whose product is MDDFDYSVHIADRDWDAFLTESDECILSQASLADLEDPCLSDIDDPGTTTAGIRRETEVHTFSMDCAAPDFSLFGPLDFSGSPIESDQLCCTEGAWLKMAEDVLSGSEEEMDLESVNTFLEQFPKVAGQQNPTTESLSFQIQDGENIMESSQSFSTNDPHSKTVGEQHFRHEVNPQSDEFPKLLFINTDKVGTQIGRNWPLNVVRYHSSCNCKARSDRDKAPEVNLVGSISCPMNLASANSMPESTIRLFKENGEEQFSIEEDVFHNSPVHVDPAESEPMPFSGDAENSDENVAFQGSSGPSGLSLQEVFEDGNKKSLPKIGQLMSKENNYIRMTQSSPQIYSRNAENGRDAEHTKKPNGSSVLDLSTEVTEIHQLDQTLESIAPSPMTKTEDDDSPYITFTASVSSDSFQAPLRNNKIDGLFLSSKHIGSQSPTSGLIDLTCHRLSSSDDYNVGAEEANILLEHMPSSQQFPKKTYSQESVRQESEKLYDFQDSSPCHTLVDEWVPSTYGVSTDAPKIHAISAFWEEMEKLTINDILHIRLMNCNRDKEESFLVRDKAVDLSETTQSQLAHQTEDSNVSEEEKCSSGLGVKENLSLDSESNNSQFNFRLRDLAKADKTTNISKFTGLRKSSSLMDFKRILLVPTVESLSLSNTPINKSVSAEHLLVSPKIESIHNITVQIEPKVFSVKDTDQLTTEGFVNIPVVQNNSGEDVPFIRNSFLGEGANTSYMASVPEMFEYFFCDSESDPSHVIPKDGKTDALSVAEMYDYFFSDFGNEVLVANQGQWKSFTPILPHSTSSHQVCDHFFSDIDEEEDSEEDCGPIRVISRMDAFAPQVAGNLAVPETYDFFCSGTEIQGDLFSRFSTSFRKRQITAGIQKFLRNMRSLLRTNSASEKHSSGRKQSEEHMGKKVKRNRSAVRLHFLENDLLRFIEEQTRKTAETQMAVAVPRKENFLLTFDQTDMCLVCIAFASWAMRSANLQSPDMWKTALLANVSAISAIRYFRRYVKEDKVKVCELL